The proteins below are encoded in one region of Nocardioides marmorisolisilvae:
- a CDS encoding ABC transporter permease, with product MTSLTHDEASAFPRVGLPHRVLPLMRQLALRAIVPVLIVLLWWLGSRSETKGLFIAPPLDVVKRTAEDFLSGNPAHLFLGDVARSDLVPSLIRATLGFWLALVVGVLIGIALGIQPVLAALFQPMIHLGRSLPTPALLGVFFLLFGTGDWPKVLLIAFGIIWPILFNTIDGVQGIGTARSQVASVFKIRSRDVFFKIVLPGAAPKIFAGARIALSLSLIMMIISELQKSKNGLGYLLVYDQRNFDYPGFWSVLVVLAVVGIVLNVVLVQIERRVLAWHRGVTSQHD from the coding sequence ATGACGTCCCTGACCCACGACGAGGCCAGTGCCTTCCCTCGCGTCGGCCTGCCACACCGTGTCCTGCCCCTGATGCGGCAGCTGGCGCTGCGCGCGATCGTGCCCGTGCTGATCGTGCTGCTGTGGTGGCTCGGCTCCCGCAGCGAGACCAAGGGGCTCTTCATTGCGCCGCCTCTGGACGTCGTCAAGCGCACGGCCGAGGACTTCCTCAGCGGCAATCCCGCCCACCTGTTTCTCGGCGACGTGGCCCGCAGCGACCTGGTGCCCAGCCTGATCCGGGCGACCCTCGGCTTCTGGCTGGCGCTGGTCGTCGGCGTCCTGATCGGGATCGCCCTGGGCATCCAGCCGGTCCTGGCAGCTCTGTTCCAGCCGATGATCCACCTCGGCCGTTCGCTACCGACTCCCGCACTGCTCGGTGTCTTCTTCCTGCTGTTCGGCACCGGCGACTGGCCCAAGGTGCTGCTGATCGCGTTCGGCATCATCTGGCCGATCCTGTTCAACACCATCGACGGAGTGCAGGGGATCGGCACCGCCCGCTCCCAGGTCGCGTCCGTGTTCAAGATCCGCAGCCGCGACGTGTTCTTCAAGATCGTGCTGCCGGGGGCGGCGCCGAAGATCTTCGCTGGGGCCCGGATCGCCCTGTCCCTCTCGCTGATCATGATGATCATCTCGGAGCTACAGAAGTCCAAGAACGGTCTCGGCTACCTGCTGGTCTACGACCAGCGCAACTTCGACTACCCGGGCTTCTGGTCGGTGCTGGTGGTGCTGGCGGTGGT